A region from the Deinococcus sp. KSM4-11 genome encodes:
- the rpsR gene encoding 30S ribosomal protein S18 — protein sequence MTQRDNSDRKPRGKGPKRPRKPKVDPFSIGELEITDYKDVKMLRRFVSDTGKILPRRRTGLSAKHQRRIAQTIKIARQLALLPYTEKLVRK from the coding sequence ATGACGCAACGCGACAACAGCGACCGCAAGCCGCGCGGCAAGGGCCCCAAACGCCCCCGCAAGCCCAAGGTTGATCCGTTCTCCATCGGGGAACTGGAAATCACCGATTACAAAGACGTGAAAATGCTCCGCCGCTTTGTCAGCGACACGGGCAAGATCCTTCCCCGCCGCCGCACCGGCCTCTCGGCCAAGCACCAGCGCCGCATCGCGCAGACGATCAAGATCGCGCGCCAGCTGGCCCTGCTGCCCTACACCGAGAAACTGGTTCGGAAGTAA
- a CDS encoding single-stranded DNA-binding protein codes for MARGMNHVYLIGALARDPELRYTPSGTAVFEATVAGEDHIIGTDGRERKLPWYHRVSILGKPAEWQAERNLKGGDAVMVEGNLEYSQWEAPEGGKRSMVRVKALRMEQLGYQPELVQDAGGGVRMGSGMNEVMMIGNVTRDPDLRYTPAGDAVLGLGLAVNETWTDRQGQKQEKTHWIDVTLWRELAESLKDLKKGDPVVVQGRLVNEAWTDKDGNKRNSTKVEATRVEALSRGAATGQAGYAASPATPRTQTASSAARPQANRAPATASRGATTGNRSGGLDIDQGLDDFPPEEEDLPF; via the coding sequence ATGGCCAGAGGCATGAACCACGTCTACCTGATCGGCGCCCTCGCCCGTGACCCCGAACTGCGGTACACCCCCAGCGGCACCGCCGTATTCGAGGCCACCGTCGCCGGAGAAGACCACATCATCGGCACGGACGGACGCGAGCGCAAACTCCCCTGGTACCACCGGGTCAGCATTCTCGGGAAGCCCGCCGAATGGCAGGCCGAACGTAACCTCAAGGGCGGCGACGCCGTGATGGTGGAAGGCAACCTGGAGTATTCCCAGTGGGAAGCGCCGGAAGGCGGCAAACGCAGCATGGTGCGCGTGAAGGCCCTGCGCATGGAACAGCTCGGCTACCAGCCGGAGCTCGTTCAGGACGCCGGAGGCGGCGTTCGCATGGGCAGCGGCATGAACGAAGTCATGATGATCGGCAACGTCACCCGTGACCCCGACCTGAGGTACACCCCCGCCGGCGACGCCGTGCTCGGACTCGGCCTGGCCGTGAACGAGACCTGGACGGATCGACAGGGGCAGAAACAGGAAAAGACCCACTGGATCGACGTGACGCTGTGGCGTGAGCTGGCCGAGAGCCTGAAGGATCTGAAAAAAGGCGACCCCGTCGTCGTTCAGGGCCGACTGGTGAACGAGGCTTGGACGGACAAGGACGGCAACAAGCGCAACAGCACCAAAGTAGAAGCGACGAGGGTCGAAGCCCTGTCCCGAGGCGCCGCCACCGGCCAAGCCGGTTACGCTGCCTCCCCCGCGACGCCTCGCACGCAGACCGCGAGCAGCGCCGCGCGCCCCCAGGCCAACCGGGCACCCGCCACGGCCAGTCGGGGAGCGACCACGGGGAACCGTTCGGGCGGCTTGGATATTGATCAAGGTCTCGACGACTTCCCACCCGAGGAAGAAGACCTGCCCTTCTGA
- a CDS encoding DinB family protein → MTQESPAQEPQHPIDGILDILKEAVEGGTPGQGTAFLDGTKADGSGNHGLLATLDSIDAVQASHDVNGTSIAGQARHAAFHMEVIVRWERDGDRGPFDWKGSFLPPQVTPDEWGALRTRVQAAYEGVVAFAQSRRAAPVDGDVTGGLAGAVAHVAYHLGAILQMVKIVS, encoded by the coding sequence ATGACCCAGGAATCCCCTGCCCAGGAACCTCAGCATCCGATTGATGGCATTCTCGACATCCTGAAAGAAGCGGTGGAAGGTGGCACGCCCGGCCAGGGGACTGCCTTCCTGGACGGCACGAAGGCGGACGGCAGCGGCAACCACGGTCTCCTCGCCACGCTGGACAGCATCGACGCCGTGCAGGCCAGCCACGATGTGAACGGCACCAGCATCGCCGGTCAAGCGCGGCACGCCGCGTTCCACATGGAGGTCATCGTCCGCTGGGAACGCGACGGTGACCGGGGCCCCTTCGACTGGAAGGGCAGCTTTCTGCCTCCGCAGGTCACACCCGACGAGTGGGGCGCCCTGCGAACGCGCGTGCAGGCCGCGTACGAGGGAGTAGTGGCCTTTGCCCAGAGCCGACGGGCAGCCCCAGTGGATGGCGACGTGACGGGCGGTCTGGCCGGCGCGGTCGCGCATGTGGCGTATCACCTCGGCGCGATCCTGCAGATGGTCAAGATCGTGAGCTGA
- the rpsF gene encoding 30S ribosomal protein S6 yields MNTYDLNLILNPNLSAEQVQIEKDFIESTMKNAGAELSNLDDLGNRRLAYQVGKDREGYYLMYTIKAGGNPEKDIASTLRLRDHVRRVLVVKDRPEWKTKKA; encoded by the coding sequence ATGAACACATACGACCTGAATTTGATCCTCAACCCGAACCTGAGCGCCGAGCAGGTGCAGATCGAGAAGGACTTCATCGAGAGCACCATGAAGAACGCCGGGGCCGAACTGAGCAACCTCGATGACCTGGGCAACCGCCGCCTGGCCTACCAGGTGGGCAAGGATCGCGAGGGCTACTACCTGATGTACACCATCAAGGCCGGTGGCAACCCCGAGAAGGACATCGCGTCGACGCTACGCCTGCGCGATCACGTGCGCCGCGTCCTGGTGGTGAAAGACCGCCCGGAGTGGAAGACCAAGAAGGCCTGA
- the rplI gene encoding 50S ribosomal protein L9, with the protein MQIILLEPSKLGKTGDVVEVKNGYARNWLIPQGIAAPATSSNMKSLEARIRSRQKILAAEKKTAEDLASRLNGVAVELSVRAGEGKIYGAVTHQDVANSLDKLGFDVDKRKIDMPKTVKEIGEYDIAYRAHPEVTIPMKLVVHASK; encoded by the coding sequence ATGCAGATCATCCTTCTGGAACCCAGCAAGCTCGGTAAGACCGGCGACGTCGTGGAAGTCAAGAACGGGTACGCCCGCAACTGGCTGATCCCGCAGGGCATCGCCGCGCCCGCCACCAGCAGCAACATGAAGAGCCTCGAAGCGCGCATCCGCTCGCGCCAGAAGATCCTGGCCGCCGAGAAGAAGACCGCCGAGGACCTCGCCAGCCGCCTGAACGGCGTCGCCGTGGAACTGTCCGTGCGCGCCGGCGAAGGCAAAATCTATGGAGCCGTCACCCACCAGGACGTGGCGAACTCCCTGGACAAGCTCGGCTTCGACGTGGACAAGCGCAAGATCGACATGCCGAAGACCGTCAAGGAAATCGGCGAGTACGACATCGCGTACCGCGCCCACCCCGAAGTCACCATTCCCATGAAGCTCGTCGTTCACGCCAGCAAGTAA
- the rny gene encoding ribonuclease Y translates to MTTIWVIVALLVGLVGGFLGGQSRGLGQRAELDDRLQREARGEAERIRAGAEAEARQLREQADQARQDAARRIQEAGDREAQLTALGPQLDAQREQLTTLRAQVETERAQAKQDMARDREALAGDRQETRRERDELKREIERLNRRAEQLDARGEKLDTLEERLEERGRTLAEHEAELDGRGKQIDLKLYEVANLSPEAARDEIMSRLDAELEEEKAIRVKAMHERATAEARRTARHVIAQAIQRSASETSAALSVSVVPIPNDAMKGRLIGREGRNIRAFEALTGVDLIIDDTPEAVILSSFNPVRREVAKHVLDALVADGRIHPTRIEEMVHKAQDEMKTFIHAQGEEAGIEAGVVGIKPGLVQLLGRMYFRTSYGQNVLKHSIQVAHLTGIMADELGLDAGMARRAGLMHDVGKSIDREIDGTHVEIGINLAKRFGEPHEVIDAIAHHHDPENGETLYSVLVAAADAISAARPGARREELESYVRRLEQLEQIAVSFPGVQQAYAIQAGREVRVIVQPDKVTDAQATLLAREIAGRVEQDMEYPGQVQVTVVRESRAVEVAR, encoded by the coding sequence ATGACGACCATCTGGGTCATTGTGGCGCTCCTGGTCGGGCTGGTCGGGGGATTCCTGGGAGGGCAGTCACGCGGTCTGGGTCAACGGGCCGAGTTGGACGACCGCCTGCAACGGGAAGCCCGTGGGGAAGCGGAACGCATTCGGGCAGGGGCGGAAGCGGAGGCGCGACAGCTACGGGAACAGGCCGACCAGGCCAGACAGGACGCCGCACGGCGGATTCAGGAAGCAGGAGACCGCGAGGCGCAGCTCACGGCCCTGGGGCCACAACTGGACGCGCAACGCGAGCAACTCACCACCCTGCGGGCTCAGGTGGAGACCGAGCGGGCGCAGGCCAAGCAGGACATGGCCCGTGACCGCGAGGCGCTGGCCGGGGACCGTCAGGAAACCCGGCGCGAACGCGACGAGCTCAAACGGGAGATCGAGCGCCTGAACCGCCGCGCCGAGCAGCTGGACGCCCGCGGGGAGAAACTCGACACGCTGGAGGAGCGCCTGGAAGAGCGCGGCCGCACACTGGCCGAGCACGAGGCGGAGCTGGACGGGCGGGGCAAGCAGATCGACCTGAAGCTCTACGAGGTCGCGAACCTCTCGCCGGAGGCGGCACGGGACGAGATCATGTCCAGGCTGGACGCGGAACTGGAAGAGGAAAAGGCCATCCGTGTGAAGGCCATGCACGAGCGGGCGACGGCCGAGGCGCGGCGCACGGCCCGGCACGTGATCGCGCAGGCCATCCAGCGCAGCGCCTCGGAGACGAGCGCCGCGCTGAGCGTGTCCGTGGTGCCCATTCCGAACGACGCCATGAAGGGTCGCCTGATCGGGCGTGAGGGCCGCAACATCCGCGCCTTCGAGGCTCTGACGGGCGTGGATCTGATCATTGACGACACGCCGGAAGCCGTGATCCTCAGTTCCTTCAACCCGGTGCGGCGCGAGGTGGCCAAGCACGTGCTGGACGCCCTGGTCGCGGACGGCCGCATTCACCCCACGCGCATCGAGGAGATGGTGCACAAGGCGCAGGACGAGATGAAGACCTTCATCCACGCGCAGGGGGAGGAGGCCGGGATCGAGGCGGGTGTGGTGGGCATCAAACCGGGACTGGTGCAGTTGCTGGGCCGCATGTACTTCCGCACCAGTTACGGGCAGAACGTCCTGAAGCACTCGATCCAGGTGGCACACCTGACCGGCATCATGGCCGACGAGCTGGGCCTGGACGCCGGCATGGCCCGCCGCGCCGGGCTGATGCACGACGTGGGCAAGAGCATCGATCGCGAGATCGACGGCACGCACGTCGAGATCGGGATCAACCTCGCCAAACGCTTCGGCGAGCCGCACGAGGTCATCGACGCCATCGCGCACCACCACGATCCGGAGAACGGCGAGACACTCTACTCTGTCCTGGTGGCCGCCGCCGATGCCATCAGTGCGGCCCGGCCCGGCGCGCGGCGCGAGGAGCTGGAATCCTACGTGCGCCGCCTGGAGCAACTGGAGCAGATCGCTGTGTCGTTCCCCGGCGTGCAGCAGGCCTACGCCATCCAGGCGGGCCGTGAGGTGCGCGTGATCGTGCAGCCGGACAAGGTCACGGACGCGCAGGCCACGCTGCTCGCCCGGGAGATCGCCGGGCGGGTCGAGCAGGACATGGAGTACCCGGGGCAGGTGCAGGTCACGGTCGTGCGGGAAAGCCGCGCGGTCGAGGTCGCCCGCTAG